A single window of Castor canadensis chromosome 3, mCasCan1.hap1v2, whole genome shotgun sequence DNA harbors:
- the Ap4s1 gene encoding AP-4 complex subunit sigma-1 isoform X4, whose amino-acid sequence MIKFFLMVNKQGQTRLSKYYEHVEINKRTLLETEVIKSCLSRSNEQCSFIEYKDFKLICRQYAALFIVVGVNDTENEMAIYEFIHNFVEVLDEYFGRVSVFNLYSLNK is encoded by the exons atgataaaatttttcctTATGGTGAACAAGCAAGGGCAGACCCGACTTTCTAAGTACTATGAACACGTGGAGATTAATAAGCGCACACTTCTGGAAACAGAGGTCATAAAGAGCTGCCTTTCTCGATCCAATGAACAA TGCTCTTTCATTGAGTACAAGGATTTCAAGCTGATCTGTCGACAGTATGCAGCTCTCTTCATCGTGGTTGGAGTTAATGACACAGAG AATGAGATGGCTATTTACGAATTCATCCACAATTTTGTGGAAGTTTTAGATGAATACTTCGGTCGAGTG